The genome window GGCACCCGCCAGCAGCAGAAGGACCAGGTGCTGGAGCTACTGCGCACCGTGGGGCTGAAGGAGGAGCACTACCAGCGCTACCCTCACGAGTTCAGCGGGGGGCAGCGCCAGCGCATCTGCATTGCCCGGGCCCTGGCCCTGCAGCCCAAGTGCATCATCTGCGACGAGTCCGTATCGGCCCTCGACGTGTCGGTGCAGGCCCAGGTGCTCAACCTGCTCAATGACCTCAAGCGCGAGTTTGGCATCACCTACCTTTTCATTACCCACGACCTGTCGGTGGCCCGCTTCATGAGCGACCGGCTGCTGGTCATGCGCCAGGGGCAGATTGTGGAAAGCGGCCCTGCCGCCGAGCTGTACGCCAACCCCCAGCACGAGTACACCCGGCAGCTGCTGGCCGCCATTCCCAAAGACGAGCCCGCCGACATCCGCGCCGCCGTAGCCAGCCGGGCCTAGGAGGGAAGTACGCATCTTTAGGGCATGCACATTCTCTACCCTTCATTGCCCTATGAACCCCGGACGGTTGATCCGCTTTGGGAGCCTGAGTATACCTGGGCATCGGCAGCTGGTTTTACTGTTGGGCTGTTTGATTTAGAAACGGCTCGGGTATGGCCTCGTACTCCGACAACCCCGGCCTTATACCGCGGCTGGATGTTGACAGGTCCGGAATACGAGCTACTGGAGCAACTGGCTCCGCTGCTTAGTGGCATCGAGTCCTACCTATCCGCGCATCTTGCCTCGGGCTGGTACGCGGCAATTCGGGAGTACACCTTCGCCAGCACGTTTCAGCCCGCCGGTCAGTTGCCCGACTTCTTTGCAGGCCAACGCTATTTCGTGAAAGGACTCGTAAAGTCGTTTGGGCCTAACTCCACGGTAGCTTCGGCAGCGGAGTGGCAGGAGCTGCTGCGTAAACATGGGATTCCGAACAATGAATTGCTGTTCGTGCGGCAGTATATGGAGCTCCAGCCCGACTCCGAGCGTCGCTACTTCGTGGTGGCTGGTACTGCGTATGGCGCGGGAGGTACACCGCTACCTAATCAGCTGCGGCCGGCACTTTTTCAGTTGCGCCCTCGTTTGTTCTATAGTTTGGATGTAGCCCTTACCGCGGCTGGACATCCCATCATCGTGGAGGTAGGCGACGGACAAGTGTCCGACCTGAAAGAATGGAATGTGGCCGATTTTGGCCGTACGGTACTGGGTGCCCTAGCCGCCGCAACCCAAGCTTAACCTCCCTTTTTCGACTAGGAATAGTTATTCCCCGATATATTCCGTATCATCTTTTCGAAGCCCGATTCCGGGCTGGATTACTTTACCCGGGAAACCTCGTAGTACTACCAGTTTCCCACTCATTCAACCCCGCCGCCTGCGAAAAAGACAACCACTGGCGGCCCCTTTTCTACATGAAAGAAAAAGACGAATCCGCCGCCCCCCGCGCCCCTCGCGCGAAGGCAGCCCGCCGCAACGATGCCGCTGTGGCCTCCATTTCCAAAGATCTAGTGTTTCGCGTCTTCCGCGACAACCCGGGCAAAGTCTTCTCCTACCGCCAACTCTCCCGCCGCCTGGGCGTGACAACCAAGGAGCAGCGCGAAGACATTTTTGAACACCTGAAAAGCCTCAAGAAAAGCGGCCTGCTCACGCTGCTGCAAAACGACGACTACCGCCTGACGGATGCCGCCGCTGCCCAAGCGGCCACCGAGCCCGCCAGTGGCCGCAAAACGCGCCGCAACGAGCGGGAGCCCTTTGCCGGTATGAGCCGCGGTGGGGGCCGGCCCGTAGAAACCGAGTTCGGTCAGGACCCCGTGGTGCACCGCCGCCGGGAGGCTGGTTTCGACTTCCCTGATGCTGACGGCCCTGCTACCCCTCGCCGCCCGCGGCAGGAAGGCGGTGGTGAAACCATCACCGGAACCGTGGCCCTGGCTACCGACAAATACGCTTTTGTCATTTCAGAAGAAAGTGAACAGGACGTGCGCGTCTTCACCGACCGGCTGAAGTTTGCCATGCACGGCGACACGGTGCGCCTGCGTCTGCGCGGCTCCCGCGACGGCCGCCCCGTTGGCGACGTGGTGGAGGTAGTAAACCGGGTGCGCCCGGAGCTGGTGGGACGCCTGCACATGCAGGGCGGCATCGGCTTCGTGAAGCCCGATAACCGCAAAATCTACTTCGACGTGTTTGTGCCCTTCGAGAACCTGAACGGCGCCAACCACGGCGAGAAAGTACTGGTGCGCATTGCTGAGTTTCCAGAGGGTGACGCCGGCCAGTTGCCCGTGGGCCAGGTCGTGCGCAGCTTCGGCAAGGCCGGCGAAAACGAGGCCGAAATCAACGCCATTATGGCCGAGTTCGGGCTGCCGTTTGAGTTTCCCGCCGAGGTAGAGGAAGAGTCGGAAAGCATTCCGCTGGAGATTCCGCAGAGCGAGATAGAGCGCCGCCGCGACTTCCGCCACATCACCACCTTTACCATCGACCCGGTTGATGCCAAGGACTTCGACGATGCGCTTTCCATTCAGAAACTCGAAAACGGGCACTGGGAAATTGGCGTGCACATTGCCGACGTGACGCACTACGTGCAACCCGGTATGGCCCTGGAAAAGGAGGCGCGCTACCGTGCTACCTCCGTCTACCTCGTGGACCGTGTGATTCCTATGCTGCCCGAGCGCCTCAGCAACGGCCTCTGCTCCCTGCGCCCCCACGAGGACAAGCTGACCTTCTCGGCTGTGTTTGAGCTCGACGAAAAGGGCAAGCTCTACAACTCTTGGTTTGGCAAAACCATCATTCACTCCGACCGCCGCTTTGCTTACGAAGAGGCCCAGGAGCGCATTGAAGGGCTGGAGGCGGACTACACCGCCGAGATTCAGCTGATGAACGACATTGCCAAGAAGCTTTGCGCCGCCCGCTTTAAGCAGGGCGCCATCAGCTTCGAAACCCAGGAGGTGAAGTTCAAGCTGGATGAGCAGGGTAAGCCGCTGGGCGTGTATGTAAAGGAGCGCAAGGACGCCCACAAGATGATTGAGGAGTTCATGCTGCTAGCCAACCGCAAGGTGGCCGAGTTTGTGTTCAAGCTCAAGAATCGGAAGCCGCGCTTCACCATGGTGTACCGCGTGCACGACGCCCCCGACGAGGAACGTCTGGCCAACTTTGCCCTCTTCGCCCAGAAGTTTGGCCACCAGCTCGACCTCTCGAATCCGAAGAAGCTGAGCACGGAGCTAAACGATTTGAGCAGCGAGGTAGTCGGCCGCCCGGAGCAGAACGTCATCCAGACGCTCGCCATCCGGACCATGGCCAAGGCCACCTATACTACCGATCCGCGCGGGCACTTTGGCCTGGCCTTCGAGCACTATTCGCACTTCACTTCGCCGATTCGCCGCTACCCCGACATGATGGCCCACCGCCTGCTGGAGCATTACTTGGAGGGCGGTAAGAACGTGGAAGTGGAGCCCATTGAGGAAGAGTGCAAGCACTCTTCGGAGCGCGAGAAGCTGGCCGCCAATGCCGAGCGTGCCAGCATCAAGTACAAGCAAGTCGAGTTCCTACAGGACCGTATCGGCGACACATTTACGGGCGTGGTGTCGGGCCTGACCGAGTGGGGTCTCTACGTCGAAATCGAGGAGAACAAGTGCGAGGGCATGGTACGGGTAGCCGACATCCCCGGCGACTTCTTCGAGCTAGACAAGAACAACTACCGCCTCGTAGGTCAGCGCAGCAAGCGCATCATCCAGTTCGGCGACGAGCTGCAGGTGGTGGTCAAATCGGCCAACCTACTGGACCGCACCATCGACTTTGAGCTGGTGGACAACCGACCTGATGCCGTGAAGAACCGGGAGCGGGAGGAGCGCGACGCTGGTCGGGAAAGCCGCCGTGGCTACCGCCCTGAGCGCAGCGGCGGAGGCCACAAAGGCGGCAAAGGTGGCCGCCCCGGAGGCGAGAGCAAGCGTCGGCGGTAAGTCAAGCAAGCTTGTCAATACTTAGTCTGTCATTCTGAGCAAAGCGAAGGACCTCACCACATCGGAACAAACCGTTAGTACGGTAGCTGTTCTGGGGTAGTAAGGTCCTTCGCTTTGCTCAGGATGACAGGCTTTTTTATAGGCTGCCGGCTCTGTCACTCGCCGGCATTCACTTCATCACCCTTCACCTCACTACCCCATCACCTACTCTTGCGTACCTTTCCCATCCGAACTTTTACCCCATTCCGTGGACCTGTCCCAACTCACTGACCGCATCAATACCGCCCTGGCGCCCCTGCAATACGGCGAGCAGCCCACGGCCCTCTACGAGCCCATTCGCTACATCATGGCCCTCGGCGGCAAGCGCATTCGGCCTTTGCTGACCTTACTAGGTGCTCATATCTTTACCGATGAGCTGGAGCCTGCTCTGAAGCCCGCCCTGGCTACCGAAGTCTTCCACAACTTCACCCTCCTCCACGACGACCTGATGGACCAAGCGCCCCTGCGCCGCGGTCAGGCGACTGTGCACGAAAAGTGGAACCCCAACGTGGCCATTCTGAGCGGAGACGTCATGCTGGTGCGGGCCTACGAGCTGTTTCTGGACGTGCCTACTGAACTACTACCCCACGTACTCCGCCGCTTCT of Hymenobacter sublimis contains these proteins:
- a CDS encoding ATP-grasp domain-containing protein, with protein sequence MHILYPSLPYEPRTVDPLWEPEYTWASAAGFTVGLFDLETARVWPRTPTTPALYRGWMLTGPEYELLEQLAPLLSGIESYLSAHLASGWYAAIREYTFASTFQPAGQLPDFFAGQRYFVKGLVKSFGPNSTVASAAEWQELLRKHGIPNNELLFVRQYMELQPDSERRYFVVAGTAYGAGGTPLPNQLRPALFQLRPRLFYSLDVALTAAGHPIIVEVGDGQVSDLKEWNVADFGRTVLGALAAATQA
- the rnr gene encoding ribonuclease R, encoding MKEKDESAAPRAPRAKAARRNDAAVASISKDLVFRVFRDNPGKVFSYRQLSRRLGVTTKEQREDIFEHLKSLKKSGLLTLLQNDDYRLTDAAAAQAATEPASGRKTRRNEREPFAGMSRGGGRPVETEFGQDPVVHRRREAGFDFPDADGPATPRRPRQEGGGETITGTVALATDKYAFVISEESEQDVRVFTDRLKFAMHGDTVRLRLRGSRDGRPVGDVVEVVNRVRPELVGRLHMQGGIGFVKPDNRKIYFDVFVPFENLNGANHGEKVLVRIAEFPEGDAGQLPVGQVVRSFGKAGENEAEINAIMAEFGLPFEFPAEVEEESESIPLEIPQSEIERRRDFRHITTFTIDPVDAKDFDDALSIQKLENGHWEIGVHIADVTHYVQPGMALEKEARYRATSVYLVDRVIPMLPERLSNGLCSLRPHEDKLTFSAVFELDEKGKLYNSWFGKTIIHSDRRFAYEEAQERIEGLEADYTAEIQLMNDIAKKLCAARFKQGAISFETQEVKFKLDEQGKPLGVYVKERKDAHKMIEEFMLLANRKVAEFVFKLKNRKPRFTMVYRVHDAPDEERLANFALFAQKFGHQLDLSNPKKLSTELNDLSSEVVGRPEQNVIQTLAIRTMAKATYTTDPRGHFGLAFEHYSHFTSPIRRYPDMMAHRLLEHYLEGGKNVEVEPIEEECKHSSEREKLAANAERASIKYKQVEFLQDRIGDTFTGVVSGLTEWGLYVEIEENKCEGMVRVADIPGDFFELDKNNYRLVGQRSKRIIQFGDELQVVVKSANLLDRTIDFELVDNRPDAVKNREREERDAGRESRRGYRPERSGGGHKGGKGGRPGGESKRRR